In the genome of Quercus robur chromosome 3, dhQueRobu3.1, whole genome shotgun sequence, one region contains:
- the LOC126719333 gene encoding late embryogenesis abundant protein D-34-like, with amino-acid sequence MSQEQSQRSEQEPIKYGDVFPIQGELAEKTVAPGDAALMQTAENTILGHIQKGGAAATMQSAAIRNERAGLVDHNDMSYDAGLGGVSITETDLPGKRVVTESIGGQVVDQYSQRAPLAPPAIFEQSGGDGGRGGAITIGEALEATAMTARQKPVDRSDAAAIQAAEVRATGRINIVPGGVAAAAQSAASLNARATSIDEKTKLVDILVDATSKLPSDRPVTRRDAEGVTGAEMRNDPYLTTHPTGVAASVAAAARINQTKLASPGREADQGV; translated from the exons ATGAGCCAAGAACAGTCACAGAGGTCTGAGCAAGAACCCATCAAATATGGCGATGTATTCCCAATCCAAGGAGAACTTGCGGAGAAGACAGTGGCACCAGGAGATGCAGCGCTAATGCAGACGGCGGAGAACACCATACTTGGGCATATCCAGAAGGGTGGTGCAGCCGCAACCATGCAATCAGCCGCCATTCGGAATGAGAGAGCTGGCCTTGTGGATCATAATGATATGAGTTATGATGCAGGTCTTGGTGGTGTGAGTATCACCGAGACTGATCTTCCTGGGAAGCGTGTAGTCACCGAGTCAATTGGCGGACAG GTTGTTGATCAATACAGCCAACGAGCTCCATTGGCACCACCAGCCATATTTGAACAATCAGGTGGTGATGGTGGGCGTGGTGGTGCAATCACAATTGGTGAAGCACTCGAAGCCACTGCCATGACAGCCAGGCAGAAGCCGGTGGACCGGAGTGATGCCGCTGCTATTCAGGCAGCTGAAGTCAGAGCAACCGGACGAATTAACATAGTCCCAGGTGGGGTTGCCGCCGCAGCCCAGTCAGCTGCAAGTTTAAATGCCAGAGCAACAAGCATTGATGAAAAGACAAAACTTGTTGATATTCTAGTG GATGCAACTTCGAAGTTGCCATCTGACAGACCGGTAACACGCCGAGATGCTGAGGGGGTGACCGGTGCAGAGATGCGGAATGATCCATACTTGACCACTCATCCTACAGGCGTGGCAGCGTCCGTGGCAGCAGCCGCTAGGATCAACCAGACTAAATTAGCATCTCCAGGGAGAGAGGCTGATCAAGGGGTTTAA